Proteins encoded by one window of Bacillus sp. DTU_2020_1000418_1_SI_GHA_SEK_038:
- the citZ gene encoding citrate synthase: MTVTRGLEGVVATTSSISSIIDDTLTYVGYDIDDLAENASFEEVIYLLWHRKLPNQSQLEELKNQLADNMELTKEVLEHFKMYPIDKVHPMAALRTAVSLLGLYDEEADLMDKESNYYKAVRLQAKMPALVTAFSRIRKGLDPIAPRKDLGFAANFLYMLTGKEPEAIAIEAFDKALVLHADHELNASTFTARVCVATLSDVYSGVTAAIGALKGPLHGGANEAVMKMLTEISTLENVETYVRGKLEKKEKIMGFGHRVYRKGDPRAKHLRDMSKKLTELTGEPHWFEMSTKIENIVTGEKNLPPNVDFYSASVYHSLGIDHDLFTPIFAVSRVSGWLAHILEQYDNNRLIRPRADYTGPGMQKYVPIEQRG; encoded by the coding sequence ATGACAGTTACACGCGGTCTTGAAGGGGTAGTTGCTACAACATCATCTATTAGTTCTATCATTGATGATACACTAACATATGTAGGATACGATATTGATGATTTAGCTGAAAATGCTAGTTTTGAAGAAGTAATATATTTGCTTTGGCATAGAAAGCTTCCGAACCAATCACAATTAGAGGAATTAAAAAACCAATTAGCAGATAATATGGAATTGACAAAAGAAGTATTAGAGCATTTCAAAATGTATCCTATTGATAAAGTACACCCGATGGCTGCTTTACGTACTGCTGTTTCTCTTTTAGGGTTATATGATGAAGAAGCTGACTTGATGGATAAAGAGTCTAATTATTATAAAGCTGTTCGTCTGCAAGCAAAAATGCCTGCACTTGTAACAGCATTTTCAAGAATTAGAAAAGGTTTAGACCCAATTGCTCCAAGAAAAGATCTTGGCTTTGCTGCTAATTTCTTATATATGTTAACAGGGAAAGAGCCTGAAGCCATTGCCATTGAAGCTTTTGATAAGGCACTTGTTCTTCATGCAGATCACGAGTTAAACGCTTCCACATTTACAGCACGTGTTTGTGTAGCGACTTTATCGGATGTTTATTCAGGTGTTACAGCCGCAATCGGCGCCTTAAAAGGCCCATTACATGGAGGCGCTAACGAAGCGGTTATGAAAATGCTTACTGAAATTAGTACACTTGAAAACGTTGAAACTTATGTTCGCGGCAAGCTTGAAAAGAAAGAAAAAATTATGGGCTTTGGACATCGCGTATATCGTAAAGGCGATCCGCGTGCAAAGCATTTAAGAGACATGTCTAAGAAATTAACAGAACTGACAGGTGAACCGCATTGGTTTGAAATGTCAACAAAAATTGAAAACATCGTAACGGGTGAGAAGAACCTTCCGCCAAATGTTGATTTCTATTCTGCTTCTGTTTACCATAGCTTAGGTATTGATCATGATCTATTTACGCCAATTTTTGCAGTAAGCCGTGTGTCGGGCTGGCTGGCTCATATTTTAGAACAATATGATAACAATCGTTTAATCCGCCCTCGTGCAGATTATACAGGCCCAGGAATGCAGAAATATGTTCCTATCGAACAAAGAGGATAA
- the ytvI gene encoding sporulation integral membrane protein YtvI, which yields MNPVYIYRTLRLIFVIGFALLLLVGFFYISKVTYPFLIGFAIAFLINPLVNFLQNKWRIPRALAVLISIVLIIALFAGLITLLIAEIVSGADYLAKVVPDHLETLIDYVEQFFAGQIIPFYNQITSMFNSLDTGQQGTIMENIENVGKKIGSTLGAFIQNFFGKIPNILSWFPNAATVLIFSLLGTFFISKDWYRLSAMAGKLLPNRAKTSGRTVFADLKKALFGFVKAQATLISISTVIILIGLLILRVDYAITIALIAGIVDIIPYLGTGLIFVPWIIFEAVAGDLGTAIGLAILYTIVLVQRQIMEPKILSSNIGLDPLATLIALFVGFKLIGFLGLILGPVTLVIITTLHKANVFHDLWLFIKGKEE from the coding sequence TTGAACCCAGTATATATTTATCGAACGTTGAGATTAATATTCGTTATCGGCTTTGCTCTTTTGCTTCTTGTAGGTTTTTTCTATATTTCAAAAGTGACCTACCCGTTCCTTATTGGTTTTGCCATTGCTTTTCTTATTAACCCGCTCGTTAATTTCCTCCAGAATAAATGGAGAATACCTCGTGCGCTGGCGGTGCTAATCAGTATTGTTCTGATCATCGCTTTATTTGCAGGTCTGATCACACTATTAATAGCAGAGATTGTATCAGGAGCAGATTACTTGGCGAAAGTCGTTCCAGACCATTTGGAAACACTAATTGATTATGTTGAACAATTCTTTGCAGGACAAATCATTCCATTTTACAACCAGATTACAAGCATGTTTAATAGTCTTGATACAGGCCAGCAAGGGACAATTATGGAAAATATAGAGAATGTCGGCAAGAAAATTGGGTCAACTCTTGGGGCATTTATTCAAAACTTCTTTGGCAAAATACCAAATATTTTATCCTGGTTCCCAAATGCAGCCACTGTCTTGATTTTCTCGTTGCTTGGCACATTCTTTATTAGTAAAGATTGGTACCGGCTTTCTGCAATGGCAGGCAAACTGCTTCCAAATCGAGCTAAAACAAGCGGAAGAACGGTTTTTGCAGATCTTAAAAAAGCCCTATTTGGTTTCGTGAAGGCTCAAGCAACACTTATCTCCATTTCCACAGTCATTATTTTAATTGGATTATTAATTTTGCGGGTTGATTATGCAATAACAATTGCACTAATTGCTGGTATTGTTGATATTATCCCTTATTTAGGAACTGGATTAATTTTTGTTCCATGGATCATTTTTGAAGCAGTTGCCGGAGATTTAGGTACAGCTATCGGATTAGCTATTTTATATACGATTGTTCTCGTTCAGCGTCAAATTATGGAGCCAAAAATACTTTCCTCCAACATAGGACTTGACCCGTTAGCTACATTAATTGCTTTGTTTGTTGGATTTAAATTAATTGGATTTTTAGGCTTGATTCTAGGTCCAGTTACACTCGTCATTATTACAACGTTGCATAAAGCAAACGTATTCCATGATTTATGGCTATTTATTAAAGGGAAGGAAGAATAG
- a CDS encoding FxsA family protein translates to MRYLLLLIIIVPAAEIGVLLLSGNLIGVWPTIGMIVFTGVLGAYLAKKQGLETIRRAREQLNYGRMPGEAILDGISVLIGGTLLLTPGFITDISGLLLLAPPTRSFFKKLMMKWFRKWMDKNTVTIIR, encoded by the coding sequence ATGAGATATTTACTATTATTGATTATTATAGTACCTGCTGCAGAAATTGGGGTCCTTCTCCTCTCAGGGAATCTTATAGGGGTATGGCCAACAATTGGAATGATTGTATTTACTGGAGTGTTGGGTGCATATTTAGCAAAGAAACAGGGCCTTGAAACGATAAGGAGAGCAAGAGAGCAGCTGAATTATGGCCGAATGCCGGGAGAAGCGATTCTCGATGGGATTTCAGTGTTAATAGGAGGAACATTGCTTCTAACACCTGGATTTATAACTGATATATCAGGGCTTCTTCTACTAGCTCCCCCAACAAGAAGCTTTTTCAAAAAGCTCATGATGAAATGGTTTCGAAAATGGATGGACAAAAATACGGTTACAATTATTAGATAG
- the pyk gene encoding pyruvate kinase produces the protein MRKTKIVCTIGPASESVDKLTQLIEAGMNVARLNFSHGNFEEHGQRIRNIREAAKRTDRTIAILLDTKGPEIRTHNMRNDAIELKAGNEIIISMNEVEGTSEKFSVTYDELINDIEVGSKILLDDGLIALEVKKIDQTSKEIHTIILNGGILKNKKGVNVPGVSVNLPGITEKDAQDILFGIEQGIDFIAASFVRRASDVLEIRQLLEDNQASHIQIIPKIENQEGVDKIDEILEVSDGIMVARGDLGVEIPAEEVPLVQKQLIKKCNAQGKPVITATQMLDSMQRNPRPTRAEASDVANAIFDGTDAIMLSGETAAGVYPVEAVQTMHNIASRAETALAHKEILSSRSKDNKHNMTDAIGQSVAHTALNLDVHAIITPTESGHTARMISKYRPKAPIVAVTSNDYVSRRLALVWGVYPQIGRKASTTDDMLDTAVEESLNSGIVSSGDLVVITAGVPVGEAGTTNLMKIHVIGDILIKAQGIGRKSAFGKVVVARNAEEANAKVTEGAILVTIGSDREMVPAIEKCSALITEEGGLTSHAAVVGINIGIPVIVGVENATTLLKDGQEITVDSNRGVIYNGHASVL, from the coding sequence ATGCGAAAAACAAAGATCGTATGTACGATTGGGCCAGCCAGTGAGAGTGTAGATAAATTAACACAGCTAATTGAAGCTGGGATGAATGTAGCACGTTTAAACTTTTCTCACGGAAATTTCGAAGAGCATGGTCAGCGAATCCGAAATATTCGGGAGGCAGCTAAACGGACGGATAGAACGATTGCCATTCTTTTAGACACGAAAGGTCCAGAAATTCGTACACATAATATGAGAAATGATGCAATTGAGTTGAAAGCAGGAAATGAAATCATTATTTCTATGAATGAAGTAGAAGGGACATCGGAGAAGTTTTCTGTTACATATGACGAGTTAATTAATGATATTGAGGTTGGTTCTAAAATATTGCTTGACGATGGCTTGATTGCTCTTGAAGTGAAAAAAATTGATCAGACTTCAAAAGAAATTCACACGATCATTTTAAATGGTGGAATTCTAAAGAATAAAAAGGGGGTAAATGTTCCAGGAGTTTCTGTGAATTTACCCGGTATAACAGAGAAGGACGCTCAAGACATTCTTTTTGGAATTGAACAGGGGATTGACTTTATTGCTGCATCATTTGTTCGAAGAGCATCTGATGTTCTTGAAATTAGACAGCTTTTAGAAGACAATCAAGCTTCGCATATACAGATTATACCAAAAATTGAAAACCAAGAAGGAGTCGATAAAATCGATGAAATTCTTGAAGTATCTGATGGAATTATGGTTGCTAGAGGAGATCTAGGTGTCGAAATCCCGGCTGAAGAGGTTCCTTTAGTGCAAAAGCAATTAATCAAAAAATGCAATGCACAAGGAAAGCCTGTCATTACAGCAACACAGATGCTTGACTCTATGCAACGGAACCCTCGTCCTACTCGAGCTGAAGCAAGTGATGTAGCGAATGCCATCTTTGATGGTACTGATGCTATCATGCTTTCAGGGGAAACAGCTGCTGGCGTATATCCTGTTGAAGCTGTGCAAACAATGCATAATATTGCTTCGCGTGCAGAGACAGCTTTAGCACATAAAGAAATTCTCTCCTCACGCAGTAAAGACAATAAACATAATATGACCGATGCTATTGGCCAATCTGTTGCACATACTGCACTTAACCTTGATGTTCATGCGATTATCACTCCAACTGAAAGTGGTCATACGGCAAGGATGATTTCAAAGTATCGTCCTAAAGCACCGATTGTTGCTGTTACATCAAATGATTATGTTTCCCGACGTCTTGCTCTTGTTTGGGGAGTTTATCCGCAAATTGGGAGAAAGGCATCAACAACAGATGACATGCTAGATACTGCTGTAGAAGAAAGCTTAAATAGCGGGATTGTGTCTTCGGGTGATTTAGTTGTCATTACTGCAGGTGTTCCAGTAGGTGAAGCAGGAACGACCAACCTGATGAAAATACATGTCATTGGGGATATATTAATAAAGGCCCAAGGAATTGGAAGAAAGTCTGCATTTGGAAAAGTTGTTGTTGCGAGAAATGCAGAGGAAGCGAATGCAAAAGTAACGGAAGGAGCCATTTTAGTAACGATTGGATCGGATCGAGAAATGGTGCCAGCTATCGAAAAGTGCAGTGCACTTATTACAGAAGAAGGCGGGCTAACGAGTCATGCGGCAGTAGTCGGTATAAATATCGGCATCCCTGTTATCGTTGGAGTTGAAAACGCAACAACTTTATTGAAAGATGGACAAGAAATTACAGTCGATTCCAATCGGGGTGTTATTTATAACGGACATGCAAGTGTTCTCTAA